The following are encoded together in the Triticum dicoccoides isolate Atlit2015 ecotype Zavitan chromosome 6B, WEW_v2.0, whole genome shotgun sequence genome:
- the LOC119326174 gene encoding putative transcription factor bHLH086, translating to MALVRELMVSYDGGFDAEASAFDALGYSGHDALLGGVDAAALFGGYAYVHDEPAGATSAYVLDSASWARAGPSVLSFDHAARGHAAQAVAEEEPDCDAWMDDMDVDQGHQHAAPASTIGFDPATGCFSLTQSSVGARRPFGLLFPSTSNGSPDAAALARGSSKRSYAARVQDQDAEPRATKKRCGASRKTSKAKPAAPTITSPKGDPQSLTAKNRREKISERLRTLQELVPNGTKVDMVTMLEKAFSYVKFLQLQVKVLATDEFWPAQGGTAPEISQVKEVLDAILSSQRGQLN from the exons ATGGCGTTAGTGCGGGAGCTGATGGTGTCGTACGACGGCGGGTTCGACGCCGAAGCATCGGCGTTCGACGCGCTCGGCTACAGCGGCCACGACGCGCTGCTCGGAGGCGTCGACGCGGCGGCGCTCTTCGGGGGCTACGCCTACGTCCACGACGAACCAGCCGGCGCCACCAGCGCCTACGTGCTGGACAGCGCAAGCTGGGCGAGAGCGGGGCCTTCCGTGCTCTCGTTCGACCACGCCGCGCGGGGCCACGCGGCCCAGGCGGTCGCGGAGGAGGAGCCCGACTGCGACGCGTGGATGGACGACATGGACGTAGATCAGGGCCATCAGCACGCGGCGCCGGCGTCGACCATAGGGTTCGACCCGGCCACGGGCTGCTTCAGCCTGACACAGAGCTCCGTCGGCGCGCGGCGGCCGTTCGGGCTCCTGTTCCCGAGCACGTCCAACGGCTCGCCGGATGCCGCGGCGCTGGCGCGCGGTTCCTCGAAGCGATCGTACGCGGCGCGCGTGCAGGACCAGGACGCGGAGCCGCGGGCCACCAAGAAGCGGTGCGGTGCGAGCAGGAAGACGAGCAAGGCGAAGCCGGCGGCGCCCACCATCACCTCGCCCAAGGGGGACCCGCAAAGCCTCACCGCAAAG AACCGGCGGGAGAAGATCAGTGAACGGCTCCGGACACTGCAGGAGCTGGTGCCCAACGGCACCAAGGTCGACATGGTCACCATGCTAGAGAAGGCATTCAGCTACGTCAAGTTCCTGCAGCTGCAAGTCAAGGTGCTGGCAACGGACGAGTTCTGGCCGGCGCAAGGGGGAACGGCGCCGGAGATCTCCCAGGTGAAGGAGGTGCTGGACGCCATCTTATCGTCGCAGAGGGGGCAACTGAACTGA